DNA from Salinispora arenicola:
GGGCAGCGAGACCGGCTGGGGACGGCCGGCCGAACCGGCACCGCGGTGGCGGGCGTTGCTCGACCGGGCGCGGCTCGGTAGGAGCGCTGCTGAGGAGACCGGGCCGGACCGGTCGGCGCCTACCGCGTCGGTCGAGCCATCCCCTCGGCAACCGGCCGGTGGCTACGATGCTCCGGCCGAGCCGTTGCCCCGGCGATCGGCTGGCGGTGGCAATGCGGCCCGAGTGCCCACTCTTGGGCAGCCCTCCGGGTTGTCGTACGGCGCGGAGGTTCAACCGACCTACGCGGCCGATCCGCGGAATGCGAGCCACCCGGGGGAGCCGGCGTACCGGGCGTTGCGGCCGGATCCGGGGTACCGGACGCCGCCGCCCTCGCATCCGGATCCCCGCTATCCCGAGCCGGGACCGCCACCGCCACCAGGGCAGTCGCGCTACGCGTTGCTCGACAACGGCTATCGGCACGCGCCGCCGTCGGAGAACGGCTATCGGCCGGCCCCACCGTCGGAGGACAGTTACCGGCCCGCCCCGCCGTCGGAGAACGGCTACCCGCCGGAGTCGGCGTATCAGCCCGCTGTCAGCCGGGGTTACGCCAGGGTCGAGTGGCGTCCGCCGTCAACGGTGAGCGGATCGGAACGCGCCGCCGCCGTACTCCGGCGGGAGCTGGGCGGTCCCCGGGTGCTGGCGTTCGCCAACCCCAAGGGGGGCGTGCACAAAACCACTGCGACCGTGCTGGCCGCCGCGACCGTGGGCAGCGTACGCGGTCGGGGTGTGTTGGCCTGGGATGACAACGAACTGCGCGGCACTCTCGGGCTGCGTGCCGGCAGTGCCCGGCACGCCCGCACCATTCGACATCTGATCAGCGACCTCGCACACATCGAGATCAAGGACGTGCCGGAACTGCTGGACCATCTGGACGACTATCTCCGGCACGCCTCGGACGGCTCGTACGACGTGCTGGCCGGGGAGGAGAGTCCCCGCTTCGCCCAGCGGCTCGACCAGTTCACGGTCCGGCGGGTGCTGGAACTGCTCCGCCGGACCCACGACGTGATCTGCGTGGACACCGGTAACAACGTGGAGAGCCCCAACTGGCGCACTGTCATGCAGGCCGCCGACCAACTCGTGGTCACCACGGTGCCCCGGGAGGACGCCGCGTTCAGTGCCGACTGGATGCTCGATCTCCTGCACGAGGTCGGCATGGGGGAGCTGGCCGACAACGCGGTGACCCTCATCTCCTGCCCGACTCCCGGGCGCACCGAGTTGCGGGCCGATCTGGAACGGCATTTCGCCACCCGGACCCGAGCGGTGACCGTGGTGCCGTACGACCCGAATCTGGAGTCCGGCTCGTCGATCGAGTACCACCAGCTTCAGCCGGGAACCCGGGAGGCATGGTTGAACGCCACCGCGGTGATGCTGGAGCCGTTCGCCAGCTGAGTGGCGTGTCGCCCACCGGCGCCCCGTGGCGCCGCCACTCCTGAGAGGATCACCGGGTGAGCGTGGACACCCCCGACCCCGACCGGCCTGGCCCAGGGGCGGTACCGCCGGGCGCCGACCCGCCAGGCGGTCGCCCCACCACGCCGTACCCGGACCGTGGCCCGGCCACCGGGCCGGGGCCCGGCTCGTTGACCTGGTACGGGGTTCCGCCTGCTGTCGAGGCGCCGCAGGAACCGTTCCGGCCGCGGCTGGGATGGGCGGCGGTGGGAGCGTTCGGAGTGATGCTCCTCGGCGTACCGCTGGGGTTGCTCTGGGCCGGCCTTGCTCCCGACACCCCGGTGGTGAAAACCACGTCGGGTGCCGTCTACGGTGAGCCGCAGCCGGAGCAGCCGTTCGCCGCCGACGGCTGGTTCAGCCTGCTCGGTCTGGGCTTCGGTGTCCTGGCCGCGGTGGGTCTCTGGTTTCTGCTGCGCCGGTCCCGGGGCCCGGTCGGACTAGCCGCCGCGGTGCTCGGGTCGCTCGGTGCGGCGCTGGTCGCCTGGCAGGTCGGTCGACGGGTGGGGCTCGCCACCTTCGAGCATCTGCTGGCGACCGCCGCGGACGGGCAGACCTTCGGACAACCCGCGCAACTACGAGCCGGGGGAGTGGAGTGGGTGGGCCTGCTGCCGGTGCCGTACGGCAATGTTCTGCTACCCGCGCTCGGCGCGGCGATCGGCTACACCCTTTTGGCCGGCTGGTCCCGGTGGCCGTCGTTGCGTCCTGGGCCGATGCCCGATCGGTCTGACCGGCCGGGGGTCAGTTGGGCGTCGGGGGCGCCGCCAACTCCTTCAGCGGCACCGGAACCGCCCGCACCTGGCGTAGCAGAGCCGCCTCGCGGTTGAGTAGCCGCAGCTCGGCGCGGAGCCGGGCGGCAGTATCGTCGATGGCGAGCAGCCGCTGACGGTCGGCGATGGTCAACGCCGCTGTCGCGGCGACCAGGTGTGACAGGACCGTCGGATCCTCCGGCAACTGCTCCGGGATCTCCGCCGGATCGGCACGGATCAGGCCCAGATACTGCCGGAAGACCGCGATCACCCGGGCGGCGGGCAGTTCCGCGGCCTCGTCCGGAGCGTCCGGCTCGGGTAGCCACTCGACCTCGGCGGTCAGGTAGGGCGCACTGGCCCGGTCGACCGTACCCATCCGGAACCGTCGCCGGCCCACGGTGACGATGTCGTAGCCCCCGTCGGGCAGTTCGGTGACCTGCCGCAGTTCGGCGGTGCAGCCCACCTCGTGCAGTGTGACGTCGTCGCCGGGTAACGGGCGGCCGTCCGGCGCC
Protein-coding regions in this window:
- a CDS encoding DUF2567 domain-containing protein; amino-acid sequence: MSVDTPDPDRPGPGAVPPGADPPGGRPTTPYPDRGPATGPGPGSLTWYGVPPAVEAPQEPFRPRLGWAAVGAFGVMLLGVPLGLLWAGLAPDTPVVKTTSGAVYGEPQPEQPFAADGWFSLLGLGFGVLAAVGLWFLLRRSRGPVGLAAAVLGSLGAALVAWQVGRRVGLATFEHLLATAADGQTFGQPAQLRAGGVEWVGLLPVPYGNVLLPALGAAIGYTLLAGWSRWPSLRPGPMPDRSDRPGVSWASGAPPTPSAAPEPPAPGVAEPPRG
- a CDS encoding AAA family ATPase; this translates as MELGGRAVEGSETGWGRPAEPAPRWRALLDRARLGRSAAEETGPDRSAPTASVEPSPRQPAGGYDAPAEPLPRRSAGGGNAARVPTLGQPSGLSYGAEVQPTYAADPRNASHPGEPAYRALRPDPGYRTPPPSHPDPRYPEPGPPPPPGQSRYALLDNGYRHAPPSENGYRPAPPSEDSYRPAPPSENGYPPESAYQPAVSRGYARVEWRPPSTVSGSERAAAVLRRELGGPRVLAFANPKGGVHKTTATVLAAATVGSVRGRGVLAWDDNELRGTLGLRAGSARHARTIRHLISDLAHIEIKDVPELLDHLDDYLRHASDGSYDVLAGEESPRFAQRLDQFTVRRVLELLRRTHDVICVDTGNNVESPNWRTVMQAADQLVVTTVPREDAAFSADWMLDLLHEVGMGELADNAVTLISCPTPGRTELRADLERHFATRTRAVTVVPYDPNLESGSSIEYHQLQPGTREAWLNATAVMLEPFAS
- a CDS encoding LON peptidase substrate-binding domain-containing protein, producing MTARLPVFPLGTVLFPGLVLPLHIFEDRYRALVRHLVGLPEGTPREFGVVAIRAGWEVGPTAPDGRPLPGDDVTLHEVGCTAELRQVTELPDGGYDIVTVGRRRFRMGTVDRASAPYLTAEVEWLPEPDAPDEAAELPAARVIAVFRQYLGLIRADPAEIPEQLPEDPTVLSHLVAATAALTIADRQRLLAIDDTAARLRAELRLLNREAALLRQVRAVPVPLKELAAPPTPN